A genomic window from Mobula hypostoma chromosome X1, sMobHyp1.1, whole genome shotgun sequence includes:
- the LOC134340328 gene encoding cysteine/serine-rich nuclear protein 2-like isoform X1, with the protein MAMSRSLKRRFEELDATSFCSSAKESDDDICNSDSADSCDSLNSPSSRELCPPSILKKQKLMRAKSVRFDQVTVYYFTRRQGFTSVPSQGGSSLGMARHHSCIRRYTLCEFAEEQEHLHRQMLRDHLKEEKLNVRKMKLTKNGTVESEEANVLTIDDVSDDDIDVDSIEVDDYFFLQPLPTKRRRALLRASGVNRIDTEEKHELRAIRSSREECGCDCRFYCDPEVCPCSKAGIKCQVDRMSFPCGCSKDGCANTAGRIEFNPIRVRTHYLHTIMKLELENKQQDLQQQQLSLTVSHSPSDSHMETQDYQEFAAENYDLENETAVMHLQSAEEMDRKKEEEADLTSSSVTMDTTVESLEVCILGDAVASASETCQGLATPVVIQAEVTPVSPVLCFSDSAVQDNSKPEEQTYLRNSTVLYYQIDPSCAVDVNCSDREAEYVQAPVESRYPKEATVENLVAAASSSLASCVPVTEHFSLNTGTSNCHNIQYPSIEDCTVLINGSSNVHTENTKQQPQLHSNFQDGHLRASEGELCASEPTVQGMFCQSVGLKTPGETPALNPVTL; encoded by the exons ATGGCAATGAGCAGGAGCCTGAAGCGCCGATTTGAAGAGCTGGATGctacatccttctgttcttcagccAAGGAATCGGATGATGATATCTGTAACAGCGACAGTGCAGACAGCTGTGACAGCCTCAACTCTCCCAGCTCTCGAGAATTGTGCC caccctcaatcctgaagaagcaGAAGCTGATGAGGGCCAAGAGTGTTCGTTTCGACCAAGTCACGGTTTACTACTTCACCCGCCGCCAGGGCTTCACCAGTGTGCCCAGCCAGGGTGGCAGTTCCCTGGGTATGGCCAGACACCACAGCTGTATCCGCAGGTACACACTGTGTGAATTTGCTGAGGAGCAGGAACATCTTCACCGACAAATGCTCCGTGACCACTTGAAAGAGGAGAAGCTTAATGTACGCAAAATGAAG CTGACCAAGAATGGTACGGTTGAGTCGGAGGAGGCCAATGTGCTCACCATTGATGACGTTTCCGATGATGACATTGATGTGGACAGTATTGAGGTAGATGACTATTTCTTTTTACAACCACTACCCACAAAAAGGCGAAGAGCTTTGTTACGTGCATCGGGCGTCAACAGGATTGACACGGAGGAAAAGCACGAGCTACGGGCCATTCGCTCATCCAGGGAGGAATGCGGGTGTGACTGTAGGTTTTACTGTGATCCCGAGGTGTGTCCCTGTAGCAAAGCAGGAATCAAATGCCAG GTGGACAGGATGTCTTTTCCCTGTGGCTGCTCCAAAGATGGCTGCGCCAACACAGCTGGCCGGATAGAGTTTAACCCCATCCGCGTCCGGACTCATTACTTGCACACCATCATGAAGCTGGAACTGGAGAACAAGCAGCAGGACTTGCAACAGCAGCAGCTGTCACTGACCGTCTCCCATTCCCCCAGTGACAGCCACATGGAAACACAGGACTATCAGGAATTTGCTGCTGAAAATTACGACTTGGAGAATGAGACTGCTGTGATGCACTTACAGTCTGCTGAGGAGATGGACAGGAAAAAGGAAGAAGAGGCTGACTTAACCAGTTCTAGTGTAACCATGGATACCACTGTAGAAAGCCTAGAAGTATGTATATTAGGAGATGCAGTAGCTAGTGCCAGTGAAACATGCCAAGGCCTAGCAACACCAGTTGTGATCCAAGCAGAAGTGACTCCTGTTTCTCCTGTGTTGTGCTTTTCTGACAGTGCTGTTCAGGATAACTCGAAGCCTGAGGAACAGACATATTTAAGAAACTCCACAGTGTTGTATTATCAAATAGACCCAAGCTGTGCTGTAGATGTGAACTGCAGCGATAGAGAGGCTGAATATGTGCAAGCACCTGTAGAATCAAGGTACCCAAAGGAAGCCACTGTAGAAAATTTGGTTGCTGCTGCCAGTAGCTCCTTGGCATCTTGTGTGCCTGTCACAGAGCACTTTTCTCTAAACACAGGGACCTCCAATTGCCATAACATCCAATATCCCTCAATAGAAGACTGCACTGTGTTAATAAATGGCAGTAGCAATGTTCACACAGAAAATACTAAGCAGCAGCCCCAATTACATTCAAACTTTCAAGATGGCCATCTCAGGGCTTCTGAGGGGGAGCTTTGTGCATCTGAGCCAACTGTGCAAGGCATGTTTTGCCAGTCTGTAGGTCTGAAAACCCCAGGGGAAACCCCAGCACTGAACCCAGTAACTCTGTAA
- the LOC134340328 gene encoding cysteine/serine-rich nuclear protein 2-like isoform X3, which produces MAMSRSLKRRFEELDATSFCSSAKESDDDICNSDSADSCDSLNSPSSRELCPPSILKKQKLMRAKSVRFDQVTVYYFTRRQGFTSVPSQGGSSLGMARHHSCIRRYTLCEFAEEQEHLHRQMLRDHLKEEKLNVRKMKLTKNGTVESEEANVLTIDDVSDDDIDVDSIEVDRMSFPCGCSKDGCANTAGRIEFNPIRVRTHYLHTIMKLELENKQQDLQQQQLSLTVSHSPSDSHMETQDYQEFAAENYDLENETAVMHLQSAEEMDRKKEEEADLTSSSVTMDTTVESLEVCILGDAVASASETCQGLATPVVIQAEVTPVSPVLCFSDSAVQDNSKPEEQTYLRNSTVLYYQIDPSCAVDVNCSDREAEYVQAPVESRYPKEATVENLVAAASSSLASCVPVTEHFSLNTGTSNCHNIQYPSIEDCTVLINGSSNVHTENTKQQPQLHSNFQDGHLRASEGELCASEPTVQGMFCQSVGLKTPGETPALNPVTL; this is translated from the exons ATGGCAATGAGCAGGAGCCTGAAGCGCCGATTTGAAGAGCTGGATGctacatccttctgttcttcagccAAGGAATCGGATGATGATATCTGTAACAGCGACAGTGCAGACAGCTGTGACAGCCTCAACTCTCCCAGCTCTCGAGAATTGTGCC caccctcaatcctgaagaagcaGAAGCTGATGAGGGCCAAGAGTGTTCGTTTCGACCAAGTCACGGTTTACTACTTCACCCGCCGCCAGGGCTTCACCAGTGTGCCCAGCCAGGGTGGCAGTTCCCTGGGTATGGCCAGACACCACAGCTGTATCCGCAGGTACACACTGTGTGAATTTGCTGAGGAGCAGGAACATCTTCACCGACAAATGCTCCGTGACCACTTGAAAGAGGAGAAGCTTAATGTACGCAAAATGAAG CTGACCAAGAATGGTACGGTTGAGTCGGAGGAGGCCAATGTGCTCACCATTGATGACGTTTCCGATGATGACATTGATGTGGACAGTATTGAG GTGGACAGGATGTCTTTTCCCTGTGGCTGCTCCAAAGATGGCTGCGCCAACACAGCTGGCCGGATAGAGTTTAACCCCATCCGCGTCCGGACTCATTACTTGCACACCATCATGAAGCTGGAACTGGAGAACAAGCAGCAGGACTTGCAACAGCAGCAGCTGTCACTGACCGTCTCCCATTCCCCCAGTGACAGCCACATGGAAACACAGGACTATCAGGAATTTGCTGCTGAAAATTACGACTTGGAGAATGAGACTGCTGTGATGCACTTACAGTCTGCTGAGGAGATGGACAGGAAAAAGGAAGAAGAGGCTGACTTAACCAGTTCTAGTGTAACCATGGATACCACTGTAGAAAGCCTAGAAGTATGTATATTAGGAGATGCAGTAGCTAGTGCCAGTGAAACATGCCAAGGCCTAGCAACACCAGTTGTGATCCAAGCAGAAGTGACTCCTGTTTCTCCTGTGTTGTGCTTTTCTGACAGTGCTGTTCAGGATAACTCGAAGCCTGAGGAACAGACATATTTAAGAAACTCCACAGTGTTGTATTATCAAATAGACCCAAGCTGTGCTGTAGATGTGAACTGCAGCGATAGAGAGGCTGAATATGTGCAAGCACCTGTAGAATCAAGGTACCCAAAGGAAGCCACTGTAGAAAATTTGGTTGCTGCTGCCAGTAGCTCCTTGGCATCTTGTGTGCCTGTCACAGAGCACTTTTCTCTAAACACAGGGACCTCCAATTGCCATAACATCCAATATCCCTCAATAGAAGACTGCACTGTGTTAATAAATGGCAGTAGCAATGTTCACACAGAAAATACTAAGCAGCAGCCCCAATTACATTCAAACTTTCAAGATGGCCATCTCAGGGCTTCTGAGGGGGAGCTTTGTGCATCTGAGCCAACTGTGCAAGGCATGTTTTGCCAGTCTGTAGGTCTGAAAACCCCAGGGGAAACCCCAGCACTGAACCCAGTAACTCTGTAA
- the LOC134340328 gene encoding cysteine/serine-rich nuclear protein 2-like isoform X2, translating to MRAKSVRFDQVTVYYFTRRQGFTSVPSQGGSSLGMARHHSCIRRYTLCEFAEEQEHLHRQMLRDHLKEEKLNVRKMKLTKNGTVESEEANVLTIDDVSDDDIDVDSIEVDDYFFLQPLPTKRRRALLRASGVNRIDTEEKHELRAIRSSREECGCDCRFYCDPEVCPCSKAGIKCQVDRMSFPCGCSKDGCANTAGRIEFNPIRVRTHYLHTIMKLELENKQQDLQQQQLSLTVSHSPSDSHMETQDYQEFAAENYDLENETAVMHLQSAEEMDRKKEEEADLTSSSVTMDTTVESLEVCILGDAVASASETCQGLATPVVIQAEVTPVSPVLCFSDSAVQDNSKPEEQTYLRNSTVLYYQIDPSCAVDVNCSDREAEYVQAPVESRYPKEATVENLVAAASSSLASCVPVTEHFSLNTGTSNCHNIQYPSIEDCTVLINGSSNVHTENTKQQPQLHSNFQDGHLRASEGELCASEPTVQGMFCQSVGLKTPGETPALNPVTL from the exons ATGAGGGCCAAGAGTGTTCGTTTCGACCAAGTCACGGTTTACTACTTCACCCGCCGCCAGGGCTTCACCAGTGTGCCCAGCCAGGGTGGCAGTTCCCTGGGTATGGCCAGACACCACAGCTGTATCCGCAGGTACACACTGTGTGAATTTGCTGAGGAGCAGGAACATCTTCACCGACAAATGCTCCGTGACCACTTGAAAGAGGAGAAGCTTAATGTACGCAAAATGAAG CTGACCAAGAATGGTACGGTTGAGTCGGAGGAGGCCAATGTGCTCACCATTGATGACGTTTCCGATGATGACATTGATGTGGACAGTATTGAGGTAGATGACTATTTCTTTTTACAACCACTACCCACAAAAAGGCGAAGAGCTTTGTTACGTGCATCGGGCGTCAACAGGATTGACACGGAGGAAAAGCACGAGCTACGGGCCATTCGCTCATCCAGGGAGGAATGCGGGTGTGACTGTAGGTTTTACTGTGATCCCGAGGTGTGTCCCTGTAGCAAAGCAGGAATCAAATGCCAG GTGGACAGGATGTCTTTTCCCTGTGGCTGCTCCAAAGATGGCTGCGCCAACACAGCTGGCCGGATAGAGTTTAACCCCATCCGCGTCCGGACTCATTACTTGCACACCATCATGAAGCTGGAACTGGAGAACAAGCAGCAGGACTTGCAACAGCAGCAGCTGTCACTGACCGTCTCCCATTCCCCCAGTGACAGCCACATGGAAACACAGGACTATCAGGAATTTGCTGCTGAAAATTACGACTTGGAGAATGAGACTGCTGTGATGCACTTACAGTCTGCTGAGGAGATGGACAGGAAAAAGGAAGAAGAGGCTGACTTAACCAGTTCTAGTGTAACCATGGATACCACTGTAGAAAGCCTAGAAGTATGTATATTAGGAGATGCAGTAGCTAGTGCCAGTGAAACATGCCAAGGCCTAGCAACACCAGTTGTGATCCAAGCAGAAGTGACTCCTGTTTCTCCTGTGTTGTGCTTTTCTGACAGTGCTGTTCAGGATAACTCGAAGCCTGAGGAACAGACATATTTAAGAAACTCCACAGTGTTGTATTATCAAATAGACCCAAGCTGTGCTGTAGATGTGAACTGCAGCGATAGAGAGGCTGAATATGTGCAAGCACCTGTAGAATCAAGGTACCCAAAGGAAGCCACTGTAGAAAATTTGGTTGCTGCTGCCAGTAGCTCCTTGGCATCTTGTGTGCCTGTCACAGAGCACTTTTCTCTAAACACAGGGACCTCCAATTGCCATAACATCCAATATCCCTCAATAGAAGACTGCACTGTGTTAATAAATGGCAGTAGCAATGTTCACACAGAAAATACTAAGCAGCAGCCCCAATTACATTCAAACTTTCAAGATGGCCATCTCAGGGCTTCTGAGGGGGAGCTTTGTGCATCTGAGCCAACTGTGCAAGGCATGTTTTGCCAGTCTGTAGGTCTGAAAACCCCAGGGGAAACCCCAGCACTGAACCCAGTAACTCTGTAA